In the Triticum aestivum cultivar Chinese Spring chromosome 2B, IWGSC CS RefSeq v2.1, whole genome shotgun sequence genome, ggcatggcatggcaaagtgcaacaaacaatactaaagagctcaatatgcaacgagttgaatattgacaaaacaccacatcaattatttagttcgctctcgtttatgtacccaacaatattaaatgttgattaacatggcaagaggtgaagcatatgaaaactaactatttaggcaagtttaaatgaggccgaaacaacaaacaacaattccggaaaatcctcatgtccatattttagttttggtactgttctgccctaaacacaattttaatgatgttaaacagcaaaatgaagtgcaacatgttaaactagacatttttccaccccatttacatataatgtttatttaaaatggagctacggttatttagttatgaaattaaTCATTTTAGCatatggcatttgagcaaatttaaacaaacatcattttaaacatttcaaacatggatgaaagtggcaaattatgaaactatatgaaaaactaagcattttccatgtttaaattattttaatccgatgcacggttcgagagttattatatgcatgaaattTATGGTCCAATCTGTAAATATGAAGTGTACTGGTAAACTAGAAAAacgtttcgcaaaaaaaaacgtgactcgggccgaatctggctggcccaacaTGCACAGGAGAGGGGCGGGTGCTGCTCACCCTGCGCCAAGGCCCGGTTGGTGGTGCTGGGCTGGCGCAGGCCAGTGGATCGGTCAACGCGGAGCGGCTGGATCGAGCAGTCGCTCGATGCAGCGTAGTGCAGCGGCAGGAAATAGGGGCAACAGCGGCGCCGCGAACTCCGGTGATGCAGAACGACGAGGAGGCGCAGGGACGGCTGGGGGTGGACGGATCGGCCTCGGGACACCGGATCTTGGCTGGTGGCGAAGCTCCATGGCAGCAGACGAACtgaaggaggcggcggcgcacaTCCTCTGTCCAAAAGACAGAGAGCTTCAGAGACGGGGACGAAACACAGACAGGAAAAAAGGGGAGACCGCGAGGGGGGGCTGGCTGACCGGCGGCGAGATCCAGCGACTTGCGGCTCAGACGGATCGATGCAGAGGCGCGGGAGACAGCTTCCGGCGCGGGGCGCTCGAGGCAGGGCCGGAACCTGCCGGTGGCGTCGCAGACGAGCGCAAGGTAGAGGAGGCAGGAGGGACACCGCATTCTGGTGTTCGGAGCAGGGGAACGTGCGGACGCATGGTTCTCCGGCGAGGTACTTGGCAGGGCGACGGGACTCGGGAACTGCGGGAATCGAGCGCGGAGGAGCCGGGGATGGTGGATCCAGGCGCGCACGGCAAGAACATGGCGATGGCGGCTTCCTCCTTGCGGCTCCTGCACGGACGTACCTGGGAGAGAgagagcatgagagggaaagacaacaagagaagaaagggaaaggaaggagaggcgcgAGCGTGGCTGGCCTGTTGGTGGCTGCTAGCAAAACTGTTCGCCAGGGACGACGGCAGGTGAACTTGAGGAGAGGCGCCGGGCTCGGGGAAGGAGCATGGCGTGCGGCATGGGGATTTGGTGGAGATTGAGTGAGGGGATCCCGATGTGGAAGAAGAGACACGGGGTGGCGGCGGCAGAGAAcagatggatgggacatctccctaaaaTTTAGGGTTTGGTCTGATTTGGTTAGGACTGCCCACTATATATAGTAGGTGTCTAAATGAGAGGGGATTTGAGCCCCTAGATTTTGATCGGACGGCTTCGGGTGGTCTAAACAAAGAACGGATGATGTTTAGGATAACTCGGGATTGTTCCGGACCCATTGGtcatgactgcccgggtcgggttcgggacaactttcggacgcgcgtgaGGGGGTTTTCACTGTGCAAAGGGGTCAAATGGCCAGGCAACAAAAGGACGGTTGGTCTAAGAAAGGTCAACGGAGGCGAGAAAGAAGCGGCAGCAACTAACTGCTACgagtttttatgaaaacatgcagatgcaatgcgaatgatgacatgagatggaatgcatgacatgaacaaaatgcaaaaacaaaagacaaaaacccaaccacggaggaaaaatcatatcgcatctccggaaaaggcaagagttggaggtacgaatatggaaagttgtatccgaggcgttacaacactccaccactatgagaggatctcgtcccgagatctaggatggcaccggagggaaaaggaagaggagaggtaaaacaaagttgcttctttgacgaacaagtgaaaccacgaaccttgagaggttgagcaatttaaaagaaagagtacaacagagatgaacgagattgcaaccAATCCGTTagaaaaagaggaacaaggaacattacgagaacttgaaggttgcaaagacatgaatcaagagtttaatggacaagatagaattcaaaACTGCTGCGGTTAAAACAAGATGGTAGAGGAAGAAtctgggcagcactccggttgaacatggaaggaatagaacatgagcttgagaagatgggatgatacttgatgaaatcaacaacacattgtgtccgaaactattgaaagaatggcacaatgggtaagaaggatttcagatagCACTCGGGTTGAAAATagaggcaaaacttgacaagatgaacgaacttgaagagatgacacaacactccggttaaatggataagcatgaaaagaacacgatcctcacaattcgagatgatgagtgaagagagcaacatcaccatgcctccggaagaaagaatagaagattgATCATTGGAATAATGAATGGTGAAGggaatgccaacttctgccacaaatgagctcggaaagcacccttgcaaagaagaattgaatgaagttgttgcaaaatcaacaacgaacagcacaagcttgttgtggacttatggcaaacatctcaaaatgatgaggtgacaaccggccatcGATGGAAACAGTTAATTGGATTGAGATCAGCAAGGAGATGAAAACTCCTTTTAATGaaagaataggaggaaacttggattatcgataggcaccacaattagcaacattccttagggaaggctttaggtgtaacctaacccaagataactccaaggaagaaagtgatgggttttaaaatacctcattcttgacaacatgtgaatcatgaaacacgaactcaaattatcaagaatgacataacaccacctcaaatgataaggtagaacgactTGCACtttggatgcaagatgaagaatacttgaacgcctcaaaacaaaacatgtgttgagcaccatgtttaattttgagtatagcttggcgggtcataacttcgagagaaatcttgaagaactattgaagaatgaaaagaatccttgacgaaccaccatgtagagcctccatgaagaactcaggTAAAGAAACATGATTATGAAGAAAAATTGGAGGTTGAAGAGAACCagaattgaagccttgcaatgatttagatggactacgaaatgagtaaactttgaactccggacaagaaaagatgaacatcttagaaccgagacttacttcatcatgaacaatctccggaagaaaagaattgaatcacctcgaggaaataagaataagctttattgtatgcttatccttcatcaaattaattgatgacaagcaatggatttggcatgccacttattcccgtagaaaggattaaaagagatatagtgcgaacttgagaaggtattgatggaaccaccag is a window encoding:
- the LOC123041603 gene encoding uncharacterized protein isoform X1, whose protein sequence is MRCPSCLLYLALVCDATGRFRPCLERPAPEAVSRASASIRLSRKSLDLAAEDVRRRLLQFVCCHGASPPAKIRCPEADPSTPSRPCASSSFCITGVRGAAVAPISCRCTTLHRATARSSRSALTDPLACASPAPPTGPWRRVSSTRPSPVHVGPARFGPSHVFFCETFF
- the LOC123041603 gene encoding uncharacterized protein isoform X2, whose protein sequence is MRCPSCLLYLALVCDATGRFRPCLERPAPEAVSRASASIRLSRKSLDLAAEDVRRRLLQFVCCHGASPPAKIRCPEADPSTPSRPCASSSFCITGVRGAAVAPISCRCTTLHRATARSSRSALTDPLACASPAPPTGPWRRFR